ATATTACATAAAAAAGGGTATTCCATTAAATTTACAGTGGTAGGGAAAGCTGTAGATAAAAATATTATGGAAAGATTAAAGAAATGTAATTTTGTAAATTTAGTAGATAGAGTAGATAGAGAAGATTTGATATACTATTATAGGCAGAGTGATATATTTGTAATGCCTTCTATAACAGAAACTTTTGGATTAGTTTATCCAGAAGCTATGAGTCAAGGGTTACCAGTTATTTATACTAGAGGACAAGGTTTTGATGGGCAATTTAACGAAGGGATAGTAGGATACTCAGTAAATTGTAGGGATGCAGTAGAAATATCTGAAAAAATTTTAAAAATAGAAGAGAATTATACGGATATTTCCAATAGATGTGTTAAGTTGGTAGATAAGTTTAATTGGGATAAAATAGCTAATAAATATATCGATATTTATAATGAATGTATATATTCTAATATAGAATAATTGTAGGAATATTTAGAAAGTAGGGAGATTTTTGACATTAAAAATTGGTATTGTGGGGAATTATGGCCATAATAATAATGGAGATGAAGCAATTCTACAGGGCATCTTAAATCAAATAAAGGATATAAATGAACACTATGATATTGTGATTTTTTCTGATAATGTATCGGATACTATAAAACGCTATCATTTAAAATCTTATAGACTCACATATAAAAGAAATAATATATTTTCAAGTATATTATATACTGTAGTACGAGTATTTAAGAACATAAAGGAAATAGATGTATTAATCATTGGGGGCGGACAATTATTAATGGATTTATTTAAAAGACCACCAATGCTTTATTGTATGTATTCAATTTTAGCAAAGCTAGCAGGAAAGCCCGTAATATATTATTGTGTAGGAGTAGGTCCCATTTCTTCAATTAAAGGGAAATTTTTAATTGGGTTGGGGTTAAAAAATGCTATGTATATTTCGGTTAGAGATATTCAATCTAAGAGGATTTTAAATGAAAAATATAAACTTGGAGATAAAGTAATAGTAGCTTCAGATCCAGCATTTTTTTTAAATCCTAAGAATACCATGAAAAAATTACAAAGAAATAAAATAATAGGGTTTACAACACTTCCATATTTTAATAAAGTATATTGGCCCAAAGAAGATCAAGAAAAATATAATAGATATATTGAAATACTTCGTCAAACTATTGAAAAATTAATAGAAGATACAGATTATAATATAATTTTATTTTCTACTGTATATCCAGCAGATGTAATATCTTCTACTGATTTATATAAAAAGATCACTGACAAATCAAGAGTAACAAATATTACTGAAAATTTGAATCCTTATGAATTATTAGAAACAATTAATAAATGTGATTTGATAGTGGGAACAAGACTTCATTCTTTGATATTATCTGTAGTATGTGAAAAACCTATAATAGGGATCAATTATCAATCTAAAGTGAAAAATTTCATGGAAAAAATAAATTTAAAAGAATATTGTTTTAATATAGATACAATGGAAGCACAAGAAATTTACTCTTCTATAGAGAAGATTATTAAAGATAAGAGGGAATATGATTTAGCTGTATCAAAATCTATTCAGGCATTATATCAAATGAGAAAAGAATCGGATAGAAATTTAAAAAAAATTAAAGAAATAATGGAAAATATTAAGAAATAAGAGAATTGTATAGATTGGACCTATGTCAATAAAATAGACACAAAAAGTTTAACTTTCTAGGCTGCAACTAGAGCAGCTTCATAAACTTCCTGTGGAGTTCTATAATCAATAGAACTATGAATTCTTTTACGGTTATACCAGGATTTAATATATTCAAATATTGCTTTGTACGCAACATTGAAATCATAGTATTTATATCTTTTTGCTATGGAAATCCGTAACAGAAGCAAGGTACATGGTTAAGCACCTTGTAATAAGTACTTCTAGGGAACTTTAGGACTTTGCACATAAGCTTTACGGTATATTTGTCTTTATATTTTTGGATAAAAGAAACAATTTGACTTATTGTTTTCTTAAGAATATGGCGATAGCTTTTTTTAAGATTTCATTCTCCTTCTCTAGTTAAGCAATGCGTTTTTTTATAGCTTGATACTCTTTAGATACTCTTTAGCTGTCATAGTTTCTTCAGATTATAAA
Above is a genomic segment from Garciella nitratireducens DSM 15102 containing:
- a CDS encoding IS3 family transposase gives rise to the protein MLLLRISIAKRYKYYDFNVAYKAIFEYIKSWYNRKRIHSSIDYRTPQEVYEAALVAA
- a CDS encoding polysaccharide pyruvyl transferase family protein; protein product: MTLKIGIVGNYGHNNNGDEAILQGILNQIKDINEHYDIVIFSDNVSDTIKRYHLKSYRLTYKRNNIFSSILYTVVRVFKNIKEIDVLIIGGGQLLMDLFKRPPMLYCMYSILAKLAGKPVIYYCVGVGPISSIKGKFLIGLGLKNAMYISVRDIQSKRILNEKYKLGDKVIVASDPAFFLNPKNTMKKLQRNKIIGFTTLPYFNKVYWPKEDQEKYNRYIEILRQTIEKLIEDTDYNIILFSTVYPADVISSTDLYKKITDKSRVTNITENLNPYELLETINKCDLIVGTRLHSLILSVVCEKPIIGINYQSKVKNFMEKINLKEYCFNIDTMEAQEIYSSIEKIIKDKREYDLAVSKSIQALYQMRKESDRNLKKIKEIMENIKK